From Glycine soja cultivar W05 chromosome 4, ASM419377v2, whole genome shotgun sequence, the proteins below share one genomic window:
- the LOC114408608 gene encoding transcription initiation factor IIF subunit beta-like, translating into MDEENGYSGSSSSNLETTKAERSVWLMKCPLVVAKSWQAHPPSQPLAKVVLSLDPLHPEEDDPSAVQFTMEMAGSEAVNMPKTYSLNMFKDFVPMCVFSETSQGGKVAMEGKVEHKFDMKPHGENIEEYGKLCRERTNKSMIKNRQIQVIDNDRGVLMRPMPGMIGLVSSNSKDKKKTQPVKQSDTKRTRRDRGELEDIMFKLFERQPNWALKQLVQETDQPAQFLKEILNELCVYNKRGANQGTYELKLEYKKSVEDTSAE; encoded by the exons ATGGACGAGGAGAATGGTTACAGTGGGAGTAGCAGCTCTAACTTGGAGACTACAAAAGCAGAGAGATCTGTGTGGCTGATGAAGTGCCCTTTGGTGGTGGCTAAGTCATGGCAGGCTCATCCTCCTTCTCAACCTCTCGCCAAGGTTGTGCTCTCCCTTGATCCTCTCCACCCTGAAGAAGACGATCCCTCTGCAGTCCAG TTTACAATGGAGATGGCTGGCTCCGAAGCTGTGAATATGCCAAAAACTTATTCATTGAATATGTTTAAAGACTTTGTTCCTATGTGTGTCTTCTCCGAGACTAGCCAAG GTGGCAAGGTTGCAATGGAAGGGAAAGTAGAACATAAGTTTGATATGAAGCCCCATGGTGAAAACATTGAAGAGTATGGTAAATTGTGTCGTGAGAGGACCAACAAATCTATGATTAAAAATCGACAAATACAG GTTATTGATAATGATCGGGGAGTTCTAATGAGGCCAATGCCTGGAATGATTGGTCTAGTTTCATCCAATTCTAAG GACAAGAAGAAGACACAGCCGGTTAAGCAATCTGATACAAAGAGAACAAGAAGAGATCGGGGAGAGCTGGAGGATATAATGTTCAAGCTATTTGAAAGACAGCCTAATTGGGCCTTGAAACAGCTTGTCCAAGAGACTGATCAACCTGCA CAATTCTTGAAAGAGATTCTGAACGAACTTTGTGTTTACAATAAAAGAGGTGCCAATCAAGGAACCTACGAGCTGAAGCTTGAGTACAAGAAATCTGTTGAAGATACGAGTGCTGAATAA